From Streptomyces sp. NBC_00683, one genomic window encodes:
- a CDS encoding polysaccharide deacetylase family protein: protein MQLVRQNEKHITKRHRTVCAALVALLAAAVASGCAAESGGGAAQGKPVAGQPGAAAQAPAADTRAERLKREQAARAAAAKKWGLAKVPLAAPAPPAVKPRITTREGFEVEGGEELPPVFTTVPTKERIVFLTMDDGAEKDPELLRMMTELKIPYSAFLSDYVVSDNYGYFKEMQARGVTLSNHTLNHRYLPGLSKADQRREICGEQDKIEKYFGTRPTLFRPPYGNYNRDTLRIAKSCGVEAVPLWNAEAFPDRMEWRQWDRDLHPGDIILTHFRGRVDWKGSMADMVRQVMKTVTDKGYAVARLEDYV, encoded by the coding sequence ATGCAGCTAGTACGACAAAACGAAAAACACATCACAAAGCGGCACAGGACGGTCTGTGCTGCTCTGGTCGCCCTGCTGGCCGCAGCCGTCGCCTCCGGGTGCGCGGCGGAGTCCGGCGGCGGGGCCGCGCAGGGGAAACCGGTCGCGGGGCAGCCCGGCGCGGCCGCCCAGGCGCCCGCGGCCGACACCCGTGCCGAGCGGCTGAAGCGGGAGCAGGCCGCCCGCGCGGCCGCCGCGAAGAAGTGGGGGCTGGCCAAGGTCCCGCTGGCCGCTCCGGCCCCGCCCGCCGTGAAGCCGCGCATCACCACCCGTGAGGGTTTCGAGGTCGAGGGCGGGGAAGAGCTGCCGCCGGTCTTCACCACCGTTCCGACCAAGGAACGGATCGTCTTCCTGACGATGGACGACGGTGCGGAGAAGGACCCCGAACTGCTGCGCATGATGACGGAGCTGAAGATCCCGTACAGCGCCTTCCTCAGCGACTACGTGGTGAGCGACAACTACGGCTACTTCAAGGAGATGCAGGCGCGCGGCGTCACCCTCAGCAACCACACGCTGAACCACCGCTATCTGCCGGGGCTCTCGAAGGCCGACCAGCGGCGGGAGATCTGCGGCGAACAGGACAAGATCGAGAAGTACTTCGGGACGCGGCCGACCCTCTTCCGGCCGCCGTACGGCAACTACAACCGCGACACCCTGCGCATCGCCAAGTCCTGCGGAGTCGAGGCCGTGCCCCTGTGGAACGCGGAGGCCTTCCCCGACCGCATGGAGTGGCGGCAGTGGGACCGGGACCTGCACCCCGGCGACATCATCCTCACCCACTTCCGCGGCCGCGTGGACTGGAAGGGGTCCATGGCGGACATGGTCCGCCAGGTCATGAAGACGGTCACCGACAAGGGGTACGCCGTGGCCAGGCTGGAGGACTACGTCTGA
- the groL gene encoding chaperonin GroEL (60 kDa chaperone family; promotes refolding of misfolded polypeptides especially under stressful conditions; forms two stacked rings of heptamers to form a barrel-shaped 14mer; ends can be capped by GroES; misfolded proteins enter the barrel where they are refolded when GroES binds), with product MAKILKFDEDARRALERGVNKLADTVKVTIGPKGRNVVIDKKFGAPTITNDGVTIAREVELDDPYENLGAQLVKEVATKTNDVAGDGTTTATVLAQALVREGLRNVAAGASPAALKKGIDAAVKAVSEELLATARPIDDKSDIAAVAALSAQDTQVGELIADAMDKVGKDGVITVEESNTFGLDLEFTEGMAFDKGYLSPYMVTDQERMEAVLDDPYILIHQGKIGSIQDLLPLLEKVIQAGGSKPLLIIAEDVEGEALSTLVVNKIRGTFNAVAVKAPGFGDRRKAMLGDIATLTGATVIAEEVGLKLDQAGLDVLGTARRVTVSKDDTTIVDGGGESADVKGRVNQIKAEIESTDSDWDREKLQERLAKLAGGVCVIRVGAATEVELKEKKHRLEDAISATRAAVEEGIVSGGGSALVHAVKVLEGNLGKTGDEATGVAVVRRAAVEPLRWIAENAGLEGYVITAKVAELDKGQGFNASTGEYGDLVKAGVIDPVKVTRSALENAASIASLLLTTETLVVEKPAEEESDAGHGHGHSH from the coding sequence ATGGCGAAGATTCTGAAGTTCGACGAGGACGCCCGTCGCGCCCTTGAGCGCGGCGTCAACAAGCTTGCCGACACGGTCAAGGTGACGATCGGCCCCAAGGGCCGCAACGTCGTCATCGACAAGAAGTTCGGCGCTCCCACCATCACCAACGACGGTGTCACCATCGCGCGCGAGGTCGAGCTCGACGACCCGTACGAGAACCTCGGTGCCCAGCTGGTGAAGGAGGTGGCGACCAAGACCAACGACGTGGCCGGTGACGGCACCACCACCGCCACCGTGCTGGCCCAGGCACTCGTCCGCGAGGGTCTGCGCAACGTAGCCGCGGGCGCGTCCCCGGCAGCCCTGAAGAAGGGCATCGACGCCGCGGTCAAGGCCGTGTCCGAGGAGCTCCTCGCGACCGCCCGCCCGATCGACGACAAGTCCGACATCGCCGCCGTCGCCGCGCTCTCCGCGCAGGACACGCAGGTCGGCGAGCTCATCGCGGACGCGATGGACAAGGTCGGCAAGGACGGTGTCATCACCGTCGAGGAGTCCAACACCTTCGGTCTGGACCTCGAGTTCACCGAGGGCATGGCCTTCGACAAGGGCTACCTGTCCCCGTACATGGTGACCGACCAGGAGCGTATGGAGGCCGTCCTCGACGACCCGTACATCCTGATCCACCAGGGCAAGATCGGCTCCATCCAGGACCTGCTCCCCCTGCTGGAGAAGGTCATCCAGGCGGGTGGCTCCAAGCCGCTGCTGATCATCGCCGAGGACGTCGAGGGCGAGGCGCTCTCCACCCTCGTCGTCAACAAGATCCGTGGCACGTTCAACGCCGTCGCGGTGAAGGCCCCGGGCTTCGGTGACCGCCGCAAGGCCATGCTCGGCGACATCGCCACCCTCACCGGTGCGACCGTCATCGCCGAGGAGGTCGGCCTCAAGCTCGACCAGGCCGGTCTGGACGTGCTGGGCACCGCCCGCCGCGTCACCGTCTCCAAGGACGACACGACCATCGTCGACGGCGGCGGCGAGTCCGCCGACGTCAAGGGCCGCGTCAACCAGATCAAGGCCGAGATCGAGTCCACGGACTCCGACTGGGACCGCGAGAAGCTCCAGGAGCGCCTCGCGAAGCTGGCCGGCGGCGTGTGCGTGATCCGTGTCGGTGCTGCCACCGAGGTGGAGCTCAAGGAGAAGAAGCACCGTCTGGAGGACGCCATCTCCGCGACCCGCGCCGCGGTCGAGGAGGGCATCGTCTCCGGTGGTGGCTCCGCTCTGGTCCACGCCGTCAAGGTCCTCGAGGGCAACCTCGGCAAGACCGGCGACGAGGCCACGGGTGTCGCGGTCGTGCGCCGTGCCGCCGTCGAGCCGCTTCGCTGGATCGCGGAGAACGCGGGCCTCGAGGGCTACGTCATCACCGCGAAGGTCGCCGAGCTCGACAAGGGCCAGGGCTTCAACGCCTCGACCGGTGAGTACGGCGACCTGGTGAAGGCCGGCGTCATCGACCCGGTCAAGGTCACCCGCTCCGCCCTGGAGAACGCCGCGTCCATCGCGTCGCTGCTGCTCACGACCGAGACCCTGGTCGTCGAGAAGCCGGCCGAGGAAGAGTCCGACGCCGGTCACGGCCACGGACACTCCCACTAG
- a CDS encoding THUMP-like domain-containing protein: protein MRSPEGTVLLDELRDYDPAGELATATRLRRSHPAGLVSAALGQARLRQRAAAKFGAEDAYRMFFTPNGVEQATRTSVATYRAARFAGLGGVRSVADLCCGIGGDAIALARAGISVLAVDRDPLTAEVARANAEALGLDGLIEVRCADVTEIDTSPYDAVFVDPARRGGRGRIFDPEAYSPPLSWATAAALKAPRAALKIAPGVPHEAIGPQAEAEWISDGGDVKEAVLWFGEGFTPGAFRATLLPSRATLVAAAPLPAPPVGPVGRFLYEPDGAVIRAHLVADIVERCGGRLVDETIAYVTSDQPYASDYTAAYEITDELPFNMKKLKALLRERKVGVLTVKKRGSAVEPEELRRKMKLQGPHSATVFLTRVAGAPTMLIGHPVKRP, encoded by the coding sequence CTGCGCAGCCCCGAGGGCACGGTGCTCCTGGACGAACTGCGCGACTACGACCCCGCCGGGGAGCTGGCCACAGCCACCCGGCTGCGCCGCTCCCACCCGGCCGGCCTGGTGTCGGCCGCGCTGGGCCAGGCGCGGCTGCGGCAGCGGGCCGCGGCGAAGTTCGGTGCCGAGGACGCGTACCGGATGTTCTTCACCCCGAACGGAGTGGAACAGGCCACCCGGACCTCCGTCGCCACCTACCGCGCCGCACGGTTCGCGGGCCTCGGCGGCGTGCGGAGCGTCGCCGACCTGTGCTGCGGGATCGGCGGCGACGCGATCGCCCTCGCCCGGGCGGGCATCTCCGTCCTGGCCGTGGACCGCGACCCGCTGACCGCCGAGGTCGCCCGCGCCAACGCCGAGGCGCTCGGCCTCGACGGCCTCATCGAGGTGCGGTGCGCCGACGTCACGGAGATCGACACCTCTCCCTACGACGCGGTCTTCGTCGACCCGGCCCGGCGCGGCGGGCGCGGCAGGATCTTCGACCCCGAGGCGTACTCACCGCCGCTCTCCTGGGCGACCGCGGCGGCGCTGAAGGCCCCGCGCGCGGCGCTGAAGATCGCCCCCGGTGTCCCGCACGAGGCGATCGGACCGCAGGCGGAAGCCGAGTGGATCTCGGACGGCGGTGATGTGAAGGAGGCCGTGCTGTGGTTCGGCGAGGGCTTCACCCCGGGTGCCTTCCGGGCCACCCTGCTGCCCTCCCGCGCGACCCTGGTGGCCGCAGCCCCGCTCCCCGCACCGCCCGTCGGCCCCGTCGGACGCTTCCTGTACGAGCCCGACGGCGCCGTCATCCGCGCCCATCTGGTCGCCGACATCGTGGAACGGTGCGGTGGCAGGCTGGTCGACGAGACGATCGCGTACGTCACGAGCGATCAGCCGTACGCCTCCGACTACACGGCCGCGTACGAGATCACCGATGAGCTGCCCTTCAACATGAAGAAGCTGAAGGCACTGCTGCGGGAGCGGAAGGTCGGCGTCCTGACCGTCAAGAAGCGCGGATCGGCGGTCGAACCCGAGGAGCTGCGCCGGAAGATGAAGCTCCAGGGGCCGCATTCGGCCACCGTGTTCCTCACCCGGGTGGCCGGCGCCCCGACGATGCTGATCGGACACCCGGTGAAGCGGCCCTGA
- a CDS encoding MOSC domain-containing protein — translation MKLLTVNLGRPTASEHTQGPDGLTGIDKRPADGPVRVCDPGPRGTGGSGLAGDTVCDLRFHGGSDQAVYAFAREELDTWEKELGRTLPNGTFGENLTTVGLPVSTARIGERWRVGGELLLEVTSGRIPCRTFAGHLGEKGWIGRFTREAATGAYLRVIEPGTIRAGDPVAIVHRPDHEVTAALQFRAVTTERGLLPQLLAAGDALHPEALRQAREYAAKHGS, via the coding sequence ATGAAGCTGCTGACTGTGAATCTGGGACGCCCCACGGCCTCCGAGCACACCCAGGGCCCCGACGGGCTCACGGGAATCGACAAGCGCCCGGCCGACGGCCCCGTACGGGTCTGCGACCCGGGCCCCAGGGGGACCGGCGGCAGTGGTCTGGCCGGTGACACGGTCTGCGATCTGCGGTTCCACGGCGGCTCCGACCAGGCGGTGTACGCCTTCGCCCGCGAGGAGCTGGACACCTGGGAGAAGGAGCTGGGCCGCACCCTGCCCAACGGCACGTTCGGCGAGAACCTGACGACCGTCGGCCTGCCGGTGAGCACCGCCAGGATCGGGGAGCGCTGGCGGGTCGGCGGCGAGCTGCTGCTGGAGGTGACCTCGGGCCGCATTCCGTGCCGTACGTTCGCGGGTCACCTGGGCGAGAAGGGCTGGATCGGCCGGTTCACGCGTGAGGCGGCCACCGGCGCGTACCTGCGTGTGATCGAACCGGGGACGATCCGTGCCGGGGACCCGGTCGCGATCGTGCACCGCCCGGACCACGAGGTCACCGCCGCCCTGCAGTTCCGGGCGGTCACGACCGAACGGGGGCTGCTGCCGCAGCTGTTGGCCGCCGGGGACGCACTGCACCCGGAGGCGCTGCGCCAGGCGCGGGAGTACGCGGCGAAGCACGGGTCGTGA
- a CDS encoding LysR family transcriptional regulator has product MIEARHLRVLRAVATTGSFSAAARDLGCTQPAVSQQMKALESSAGTPLLIRTGREMRLTQAGEALVRHASGILAGLTAAEEEVAAIAGLRAGRVRLVSFPSGSSTLVPGALAALRAAHPGTRVSLVEAEPPRSVEMLRDGDCDIALAFRYGVPGGEWDDLVVRPLLADRLIGLVPEGHRLAGADSVGIGELADEPWIAGCPRCRRQLVEVCEASGFTPRIDFATDDYPAVIGLVGAGLGVAVLPELAIESVRPKGARTVMVEPAVEREIVALTLPDLARVPAVAATLDQLSLAAAR; this is encoded by the coding sequence GTGATCGAAGCCCGTCATCTCCGTGTCCTGCGCGCCGTGGCCACCACCGGTTCGTTCTCCGCCGCCGCGCGCGACCTGGGCTGCACCCAGCCCGCCGTCAGCCAGCAGATGAAGGCCCTGGAGTCCTCGGCGGGCACTCCGCTGCTGATCCGTACGGGGCGCGAGATGAGGCTCACCCAGGCCGGCGAGGCGCTGGTGCGCCACGCGTCCGGCATCCTCGCGGGCCTGACCGCGGCGGAGGAGGAGGTGGCCGCGATCGCCGGCCTGCGGGCCGGCCGGGTCCGGCTCGTCTCGTTCCCGAGCGGGAGCTCCACGCTCGTACCGGGCGCCCTCGCGGCCCTGCGCGCCGCGCACCCCGGCACCCGCGTCTCGCTCGTCGAGGCCGAGCCGCCGAGGTCGGTGGAGATGCTGCGCGACGGGGACTGCGACATCGCGCTGGCGTTCCGCTACGGGGTGCCCGGCGGTGAGTGGGACGACCTGGTGGTGCGCCCGCTGCTCGCGGACCGGCTGATCGGCCTGGTGCCCGAGGGGCACCGGCTGGCGGGGGCCGATTCGGTGGGCATCGGCGAGCTGGCCGACGAGCCGTGGATCGCGGGCTGCCCGCGCTGCCGGCGTCAGCTGGTGGAGGTCTGCGAGGCGTCCGGATTCACCCCCCGGATCGATTTCGCGACGGACGACTACCCGGCGGTGATCGGCCTGGTCGGGGCGGGGCTGGGTGTCGCGGTCCTGCCGGAGCTCGCGATCGAGTCGGTACGCCCCAAGGGGGCCCGCACCGTCATGGTGGAGCCCGCCGTGGAGCGGGAGATCGTCGCGCTGACCCTGCCCGACCTGGCCCGGGTCCCGGCGGTGGCGGCCACCCTGGATCAGCTGTCCCTGGCGGCCGCGCGCTGA
- the groES gene encoding co-chaperone GroES yields the protein MSTTSSKVAIKPLEDRIVVQPLDAEQTTASGLVIPDTAKEKPQEGVVLAVGPGRFENGERLPLDVKTGDVVLYSKYGGTEVKYNGEEYLVLSARDVLAIIEK from the coding sequence GTGTCGACCACCAGCTCCAAGGTTGCGATCAAGCCGCTCGAGGACCGCATTGTGGTCCAGCCGCTCGACGCCGAGCAGACCACGGCTTCTGGCCTGGTCATTCCGGACACCGCCAAGGAGAAGCCCCAGGAGGGCGTCGTCCTGGCCGTGGGCCCGGGCCGCTTCGAGAACGGCGAGCGCCTTCCGCTCGACGTCAAGACCGGCGACGTCGTTCTGTACAGCAAGTACGGCGGCACCGAGGTGAAGTACAACGGCGAGGAGTACCTCGTCCTCTCGGCTCGCGACGTGCTCGCGATCATCGAGAAGTAA
- a CDS encoding SDR family NAD(P)-dependent oxidoreductase: protein MTTALITGATAGIGAAFARRLASDGHNLVLVARDTERLRVQATELHDRHGIEAEVLRADLSTDSGIEAVEARLGDRQNSVDLLVNNAGFGNKGRYLDVPMADELTMLKVHCEAVLRLTSAAAAGMQERGRGGVVNVASVAAFLPRGTYGASKAWVVQFTQGAAKDLAGSGVRLMALCPGFVRTEFHERAGMGTGNIPDWMWLDADKLVAAALADLARGKSVSIPDPRYKALMGLVKVAPRGLLGGVTSRAGRTYGPK, encoded by the coding sequence ATGACGACTGCACTGATTACGGGCGCGACGGCGGGGATCGGGGCCGCCTTCGCACGGCGGCTCGCGAGTGACGGGCACAATCTGGTGCTGGTGGCGCGGGACACCGAACGGCTGCGGGTCCAGGCCACGGAGCTGCACGACCGGCACGGCATCGAGGCGGAGGTCCTGAGGGCCGATCTGTCCACGGACTCGGGGATCGAGGCGGTCGAGGCGCGCCTGGGAGACCGCCAGAACTCCGTGGACCTGCTGGTCAACAACGCCGGGTTCGGCAACAAGGGGCGCTATCTGGACGTTCCCATGGCGGACGAGCTGACCATGCTGAAGGTGCACTGCGAGGCCGTGCTGCGGCTGACCTCGGCAGCGGCCGCCGGGATGCAGGAGCGCGGGCGCGGCGGGGTGGTCAACGTGGCCTCCGTGGCGGCCTTCCTGCCCCGTGGGACGTACGGGGCGTCGAAGGCATGGGTCGTGCAGTTCACCCAGGGCGCGGCCAAGGACCTCGCGGGGTCGGGGGTCCGGCTGATGGCCCTGTGCCCCGGCTTCGTACGGACGGAGTTCCACGAGCGGGCCGGCATGGGGACGGGCAACATCCCGGACTGGATGTGGCTCGACGCGGACAAGCTGGTCGCGGCGGCCCTGGCCGATCTGGCCCGCGGCAAGTCGGTGTCGATTCCCGACCCGCGGTACAAGGCGCTGATGGGCCTGGTGAAGGTGGCACCCCGGGGCCTGCTGGGCGGGGTGACGTCCCGCGCGGGCCGCACGTACGGCCCCAAGTAG
- a CDS encoding serine/threonine-protein kinase encodes MSQQHQESDGVFQPLEDSDPRTVAGYRLTAKLGSGGMGKVYLSYTPGGRPVAIKVIRPDFSEDAEFRRRFQQEVQAAQRVQGLYTAPVIDSDTDGGQPWLATAYVPGPSLAAAVGEHGPLPVPAVLLLVAGIAEALHVIHGAGIVHRDLKPSNVLLAADGPRVIDFGIARAADATSLTGSGVTIGTPAFMSPEQASGRQVTAATDLFALGLVAAYAATGSPAFGEGASHGVLYRIVHEEPELTAVPEQLKELVTRCLAKAPEDRPSVTEVIELCRTANSETQLRRPEDWLPRAVAADISGRTAAPAPDRTPPPPTVAPTAPATAPATHPPTAPAAHVTPQPPTVTAAPAPGAYGYPTPPPSAGHQQQPVPGYGYPVPTQQQHAQQPGGYGYPTGPHTYPTAQVTTAGPARPKKRTGKLVAIGLAVALLVGLGGGLAAYNLLDGNGSEDKGKQTQADGKEKAPAANTSSDAPSEGSGEPADDGGDDSAPLPDPEPVVYKGIDLTGGYHINFADATDSPLDGSEGDFAYSSISSVVRTSDSMILLNPGQQGSLDTCRSETRYSTELDVARLVRGTQICVRTDTGHLGLVVVRALPSETAASNYMTLDVTVWRNALKVDES; translated from the coding sequence ATGAGTCAGCAACACCAGGAAAGCGACGGGGTCTTCCAGCCGCTGGAGGACAGCGATCCGCGGACCGTGGCCGGGTACCGGCTCACCGCGAAGCTCGGTTCCGGCGGGATGGGCAAGGTCTACCTTTCGTACACGCCGGGCGGACGGCCCGTCGCGATCAAGGTGATCCGGCCGGACTTCAGCGAGGACGCGGAGTTCCGCCGGCGGTTCCAGCAGGAGGTGCAGGCCGCCCAGCGCGTGCAGGGCCTGTACACCGCGCCGGTCATCGACAGTGACACCGACGGTGGACAGCCCTGGCTCGCCACCGCGTACGTGCCCGGCCCCTCCCTCGCGGCGGCCGTCGGCGAGCACGGGCCGCTGCCCGTGCCTGCCGTGCTGCTGCTGGTCGCCGGGATCGCCGAGGCGCTCCATGTCATCCACGGGGCGGGCATCGTCCACCGGGACCTGAAGCCGTCCAATGTGCTGCTCGCCGCGGACGGGCCGCGCGTCATCGACTTCGGCATCGCCCGTGCCGCCGACGCCACCTCGCTGACCGGCAGCGGTGTCACGATCGGGACCCCGGCCTTCATGTCGCCCGAGCAGGCCTCGGGCCGTCAGGTGACCGCGGCGACCGACCTCTTCGCGCTCGGACTGGTCGCGGCCTACGCGGCCACGGGCTCCCCCGCCTTCGGTGAGGGCGCCTCACACGGCGTGCTGTACCGGATCGTGCACGAGGAGCCGGAACTGACCGCGGTCCCCGAGCAGTTGAAGGAGCTCGTGACCCGGTGCCTGGCCAAGGCGCCCGAGGACAGGCCGTCGGTCACCGAGGTGATCGAGCTGTGCCGTACCGCCAACAGTGAGACGCAACTGCGCCGTCCGGAGGACTGGCTGCCGCGCGCGGTCGCCGCCGACATCAGCGGCCGGACCGCCGCGCCCGCACCCGACCGGACCCCGCCGCCCCCGACCGTGGCGCCCACCGCCCCGGCAACGGCTCCCGCGACGCACCCGCCGACCGCCCCGGCCGCCCACGTGACGCCGCAGCCCCCGACCGTCACGGCGGCACCGGCGCCCGGCGCGTACGGCTACCCGACGCCCCCGCCGTCCGCAGGGCACCAGCAGCAGCCGGTACCGGGATACGGCTACCCCGTCCCCACCCAGCAGCAGCACGCGCAGCAGCCCGGCGGGTACGGCTACCCGACCGGGCCCCACACATATCCGACGGCGCAGGTGACGACCGCCGGACCCGCCCGTCCCAAGAAGCGCACCGGGAAGCTCGTCGCGATCGGGCTGGCCGTCGCGCTGCTCGTCGGCCTCGGCGGTGGCCTCGCCGCCTACAACCTGCTCGACGGCAACGGCAGTGAGGACAAGGGGAAGCAGACCCAGGCGGACGGCAAGGAGAAGGCCCCCGCAGCGAACACCTCGTCGGACGCCCCGTCCGAGGGCTCCGGGGAACCGGCGGACGACGGCGGGGACGACTCCGCGCCGCTGCCCGACCCCGAGCCGGTCGTCTACAAGGGCATCGACCTCACCGGCGGCTACCACATCAACTTCGCCGATGCCACGGACAGTCCTCTCGACGGGTCCGAGGGCGACTTCGCCTACAGCTCCATCAGCAGCGTGGTCCGCACCAGCGATTCCATGATCCTGTTGAACCCCGGCCAGCAGGGCAGCCTCGACACCTGCCGGTCGGAG